From one Haloferax marinisediminis genomic stretch:
- the thrC gene encoding threonine synthase — MSLELTAPTPEEPAVADDGTWLECIECGAQFAPFDDVRYTCDDCDGLLEVRYASPPTWDDFEGRGVWRYNAALPFEVGVSLPEGATPLHTVPRLESDIGVETLRIKHEGMNPTGSFKDRGMTVGVRVAKELGVGRLACASTGNTSAALAAYGARGGMETLVLLPSGKVAAGKIAQAALHDARILEVDGNFDSCLDIVQDLAARGEVYLLNSLNPFRLEGQKTIGLEILEEFHEDYGTYPDRIVLPVGNAGNTSALYKAFRELVQSGALDAEDVPKLTGVQAEGAAPMVEAIENGWDETRRWDEVETIATAIRIGNPVNAPKALPGIRETGGTAVAVSDDEITEAQRDLAAEGVGVEPASAASVAGLRKLRENGTIDEDEQVVCLTTGHLLKDPDAAFAAGNEPESVPNDTDAVLEHLAE; from the coding sequence ATGAGCCTCGAACTCACGGCACCCACGCCGGAAGAGCCAGCCGTCGCCGACGACGGCACCTGGCTCGAATGTATCGAGTGCGGCGCACAGTTCGCACCGTTCGACGACGTGCGATACACGTGCGACGACTGTGACGGACTCCTCGAAGTCCGCTACGCGTCCCCACCGACCTGGGACGACTTCGAAGGTCGCGGTGTCTGGCGGTACAACGCCGCGCTCCCGTTCGAAGTAGGCGTCTCGCTCCCAGAGGGTGCGACCCCGCTGCACACCGTCCCGCGCCTCGAATCCGACATCGGCGTCGAGACGCTTCGCATCAAACACGAGGGGATGAACCCCACCGGGTCGTTCAAAGACCGCGGCATGACCGTCGGCGTTCGCGTCGCCAAGGAACTGGGCGTCGGCCGACTCGCCTGCGCCTCGACGGGGAACACCTCGGCGGCGCTCGCAGCGTACGGTGCGCGTGGCGGAATGGAGACGCTCGTCTTGCTCCCGTCTGGGAAGGTCGCCGCCGGAAAGATTGCACAGGCCGCGCTTCACGACGCGCGCATCCTCGAAGTCGACGGCAACTTCGACTCCTGTCTCGACATCGTTCAGGACCTCGCTGCTCGCGGTGAAGTGTACCTCCTCAACTCGCTGAACCCCTTCCGCCTCGAAGGCCAGAAGACCATCGGCCTCGAGATTCTCGAAGAGTTCCACGAAGACTACGGCACCTACCCGGACCGTATCGTCCTCCCCGTCGGCAACGCGGGCAACACGTCGGCGCTCTACAAGGCGTTCCGCGAACTCGTCCAGTCGGGCGCGCTCGACGCAGAAGACGTGCCGAAACTGACGGGTGTGCAGGCAGAAGGTGCCGCGCCGATGGTCGAAGCCATCGAGAACGGCTGGGACGAGACTCGCCGCTGGGACGAGGTCGAAACCATCGCAACCGCCATCCGCATCGGCAACCCGGTCAACGCGCCGAAGGCACTGCCCGGCATCCGTGAGACCGGCGGAACTGCCGTCGCCGTCTCGGACGACGAAATCACCGAGGCACAACGCGACCTCGCTGCCGAAGGTGTCGGCGTCGAACCGGCGTCCGCCGCTTCGGTCGCTGGCCTCCGCAAACTGCGTGAGAACGGGACCATCGACGAGGACGAACAGGTCGTCTGTCTCACGACCGGCCATCTGTTGAAAGACCCCGATGCTGCGTTCGCGGCCGGGAACGAACCCGAGTCGGTCCCGAACGACACCGACGCGGTGCTGGAACACCTCGCCGAGTAA
- the serB gene encoding phosphoserine phosphatase SerB: MRIIAFDFDGTLSDSEMTVLLGKRNGTAEKMADITERAMNDEISYAESLRSRARLLEGLEEELAEEAYGEVELRPGAAELIQRLRDYGHHVAIFTGGFKRGVERALEKEGVEVDDIVSNHLPIKGGRLTGDVEGSLIEGTKDTALENYAAEHDVPMERTVAVGDGANDLPMLEVAGLSVGFVPKNAVRPACDVVVASMDRLGKVFEGYNILDATEE; this comes from the coding sequence ATGCGAATCATCGCCTTCGACTTCGACGGCACGCTCTCGGACTCGGAGATGACCGTTCTCCTCGGCAAGCGAAACGGGACTGCCGAGAAGATGGCCGACATCACCGAACGCGCCATGAACGACGAAATTAGCTACGCAGAGAGTCTGCGCTCCCGCGCTCGACTCCTCGAAGGACTCGAAGAGGAACTCGCCGAAGAGGCCTACGGCGAGGTCGAACTCCGCCCCGGCGCGGCCGAACTCATCCAGCGCCTGCGCGACTACGGCCACCACGTCGCCATCTTCACCGGCGGGTTCAAACGCGGCGTCGAACGCGCACTGGAAAAGGAGGGCGTCGAAGTCGACGACATCGTCTCGAACCACCTGCCCATCAAAGGCGGCCGACTCACTGGCGACGTCGAAGGGTCGCTCATCGAGGGGACGAAAGACACGGCGTTAGAGAACTACGCCGCCGAACACGACGTTCCGATGGAACGAACCGTCGCCGTCGGTGACGGTGCGAACGACCTGCCGATGCTCGAAGTCGCCGGCCTCTCGGTTGGGTTCGTCCCGAAGAACGCGGTTCGCCCCGCCTGTGACGTTGTCGTCGCCTCGATGGACCGTCTCGGCAAGGTGTTCGAGGGCTACAACATCCTCGACGCCACCGAAGAGTAA
- a CDS encoding 2-oxo acid dehydrogenase subunit E2, with product MALKEFKLPDVGEGVAEGELVTWHVAPGDEVTEDQVLAEVETDKALVDVPSPFNGTVNELFAEEGEVVPVGNVIITIQVGGDEADETETAAAPDAEAESEAESADTESDETGGRVFAAPSVRRLARELDVELGSIDGSGPSGRVTENDVRAAAEADEAEEDSGPRNIEINGQSATEKRDESAAPSAESADRDKTLAAPATRALAKEKGVDIDAVPATEMRDGEAFVSPAAVSEYAEAQRAAQAADADAVAAEPEAGTATAETAEAGPVAGERIPFKGVRKAIADQMQRSKYTAPHVTHHDEVDVTELVELRSQLKPVAEERDTKLTYMPFVMKAVIAALKDFPYINSQLDEENEEIVLREDYNIGVATATDAGLMVPVVHDADRKGMLQIADEMNELVEKARTRKISPNEMRGGTFTITNIGGIGGEYATPIINYPEVAILALGAIKDKPRVVDGDIVPRKILTLSLSFDHRIVDGAQGARFTNRIKELLEDPKLLVLE from the coding sequence ATGGCACTCAAGGAATTCAAACTCCCAGACGTCGGTGAAGGCGTCGCAGAAGGCGAACTCGTAACGTGGCACGTCGCACCGGGCGACGAGGTAACCGAAGACCAGGTACTCGCAGAAGTCGAGACCGACAAAGCACTCGTCGACGTTCCCTCGCCGTTCAATGGGACGGTGAACGAACTGTTCGCCGAAGAGGGCGAAGTCGTTCCCGTCGGCAACGTCATCATCACCATTCAGGTCGGTGGCGACGAGGCCGACGAAACCGAAACTGCCGCAGCACCTGACGCAGAAGCAGAATCCGAAGCAGAGTCAGCAGACACGGAGTCGGACGAAACCGGCGGGCGCGTCTTTGCTGCGCCGAGTGTCCGACGCCTCGCCCGCGAACTCGACGTCGAACTCGGGTCCATCGACGGGAGCGGCCCGAGTGGACGCGTGACCGAAAACGACGTTCGCGCGGCCGCCGAGGCCGACGAAGCAGAAGAAGACAGCGGCCCACGGAACATCGAAATCAACGGCCAGTCGGCGACGGAGAAGCGTGACGAAAGCGCTGCCCCGTCTGCCGAGAGCGCCGACCGAGACAAGACGCTCGCTGCACCCGCGACCCGTGCGCTGGCAAAAGAGAAAGGCGTCGACATCGACGCCGTGCCCGCGACCGAGATGCGTGACGGTGAGGCGTTCGTCTCGCCCGCCGCCGTCAGCGAGTACGCCGAGGCCCAGCGCGCCGCACAGGCCGCAGACGCCGACGCAGTCGCCGCCGAACCCGAAGCAGGAACCGCCACGGCCGAGACGGCTGAGGCTGGTCCCGTCGCTGGCGAGCGCATCCCGTTCAAAGGCGTCCGCAAGGCCATCGCCGACCAGATGCAGCGCTCGAAGTACACGGCACCACACGTCACCCACCACGACGAAGTCGACGTGACGGAACTCGTCGAACTGCGCTCGCAACTCAAGCCCGTCGCCGAAGAGCGGGACACGAAGCTCACCTACATGCCGTTCGTGATGAAGGCGGTCATCGCGGCGCTGAAGGACTTCCCGTACATCAACTCGCAACTCGACGAGGAGAACGAAGAAATCGTCCTCCGCGAGGACTACAATATCGGCGTCGCCACCGCGACGGACGCCGGTCTCATGGTTCCCGTCGTCCACGACGCAGACCGCAAGGGGATGCTCCAGATTGCTGACGAGATGAACGAACTGGTCGAGAAGGCCCGCACCCGCAAGATTTCGCCCAACGAGATGCGTGGTGGCACCTTCACCATCACCAACATCGGCGGCATCGGTGGCGAGTACGCGACGCCGATCATCAACTACCCAGAGGTGGCAATCCTTGCGCTCGGCGCAATCAAGGATAAGCCCCGTGTCGTTGACGGTGACATAGTGCCACGAAAAATCCTTACACTCTCTCTATCCTTCGACCACCGCATCGTCGACGGCGCACAGGGTGCACGCTTTACGAACCGCATCAAGGAACTGCTCGAAGACCCCAAACTGCTGGTGCTCGAATAA
- the lpdA gene encoding dihydrolipoyl dehydrogenase has product MVVGDIATGTEVLVIGAGPGGYVAAIRAAQQGLDTTLVEKDAYGGTCLNYGCIPSKALITSADLAHEAGNAEEMGIHADPVVDMSQLRDWKDGVVNQLTGGVEKLCKANGVNLVEGTARFKDENAVRIAHGGEGQGSETIEFEHCIIATGSRVIQIPGFDFADEQVWSSRDALAADTVPDRLVVVGGGYIGMELSTTFAKLGSEVTVVEMLDDILPGYESDVARVVRKRAEDLGIDMNFGEGASGWREDDDGIMVTTETEDGEENEYRADKVLVAVGRSPVTDTMELENAGLEADERGFLSVDDFRRTDVEHIYAVGDIVADTPMLAHVASKEGIVAAEHIAGEPVAFDSQAVPAAVFTDPEIGTVGMTEDEAEEMGFTPLVGQMPFTASGRALTTGHADGFVRIVADDDSGFILGAQIVGPEASELVAEVALAIEMGATLEDVASTIHTHPTLAEAVMEAAENALGQAIHTLNR; this is encoded by the coding sequence ATGGTTGTTGGAGATATCGCGACTGGAACCGAAGTACTGGTCATCGGTGCTGGACCGGGTGGCTACGTCGCCGCCATCCGCGCCGCACAGCAAGGACTCGACACGACGCTCGTCGAGAAAGACGCCTACGGCGGCACCTGTCTGAACTACGGGTGTATCCCGTCGAAAGCGCTCATCACGAGCGCCGACCTCGCCCACGAGGCGGGCAACGCCGAAGAGATGGGTATCCACGCCGACCCCGTCGTCGACATGTCGCAACTGCGCGACTGGAAAGACGGCGTCGTGAACCAACTCACCGGCGGCGTCGAAAAGCTGTGCAAGGCAAACGGCGTCAACCTCGTGGAGGGAACCGCTCGCTTCAAAGACGAGAACGCCGTGCGAATCGCCCACGGTGGCGAAGGACAGGGTTCGGAGACCATCGAGTTCGAACACTGTATCATCGCAACCGGGTCGCGCGTCATCCAGATTCCGGGCTTCGACTTCGCGGACGAACAGGTCTGGTCGTCTCGTGACGCCCTCGCCGCAGACACCGTCCCGGACCGCCTCGTCGTGGTCGGCGGTGGCTACATCGGCATGGAGCTGTCGACCACGTTCGCCAAACTCGGCTCCGAAGTGACCGTCGTCGAGATGCTCGACGACATCCTCCCCGGCTACGAGTCTGACGTCGCCCGTGTCGTCCGCAAGCGCGCCGAGGACCTCGGCATCGACATGAACTTCGGCGAGGGTGCCAGCGGCTGGCGCGAAGACGACGACGGCATCATGGTGACGACCGAGACCGAAGACGGCGAAGAGAACGAGTACCGCGCCGACAAGGTCCTGGTTGCGGTCGGGCGCTCGCCCGTCACCGACACGATGGAACTCGAAAACGCCGGCCTCGAAGCCGACGAGCGCGGGTTCCTCTCTGTCGACGACTTCCGCCGCACCGACGTCGAACACATCTACGCAGTGGGAGACATTGTGGCCGACACACCGATGCTCGCGCACGTCGCCTCGAAAGAAGGCATCGTCGCCGCCGAACACATCGCCGGCGAACCCGTCGCCTTCGACAGTCAGGCCGTCCCGGCCGCCGTCTTCACCGACCCCGAAATCGGCACCGTCGGCATGACCGAAGACGAGGCCGAAGAGATGGGCTTTACGCCGCTCGTCGGGCAGATGCCCTTCACCGCCTCCGGTCGCGCGCTCACCACGGGCCACGCCGATGGCTTCGTTCGCATCGTCGCCGACGACGATTCTGGCTTCATCCTCGGCGCGCAAATCGTCGGCCCAGAAGCGTCCGAGTTAGTGGCCGAAGTCGCCCTCGCAATCGAGATGGGCGCGACGCTCGAAGACGTCGCGTCGACCATCCACACGCACCCGACGCTCGCCGAAGCGGTCATGGAGGCCGCAGAGAACGCGCTCGGACAGGCGATTCACACGCTGAATCGGTAA
- the serA gene encoding phosphoglycerate dehydrogenase, translated as MKVLVTDPIADAGLDRLREAGYEVETAYDVEGDALLEAVSDANGLIVRSGTQVTAEVFEAAPDLVIVGRAGIGVDNIDIDAATEHGVIVANAPEGNVRAAAEHTVAMGFAAARSIPQAHARLKNGEWAKSDYLGNEVNGKTLGVVGLGRVGQEVAKKFHALGMDIVAYDPYIGQERAEQLGAELVEFDACLSRADFLTVHTPLTPETEGLISTEELETMGSGYLINCARGGVVDETALAEAVEAGVLDGAAVDVFADEPVSPDNPLLSVDNVVVTPHLGASTSAAQENVAVSTADQIVAALREEPVMNALNAPSVDESAFPRIRPYIELAETAGKIAAQLLDGRLGEVEVSYHGDIAAEDLELVTASALKGVFTPLEWQVNAVNAPQIAKERGIEVTESKSRQSEDFQSLVTVTVRNGDEEMTISGTLFAGDDPRIVRINGYRLDAIPHGQMLVARNYDKPGVIGFIGTVLGENDVNIAGMFNARRAKAGGEALTVYNLDDEVTEEVREKLLADDRIIDVDAITL; from the coding sequence ATGAAGGTACTCGTCACGGACCCAATCGCCGATGCGGGTCTGGACAGACTTCGTGAGGCTGGGTACGAAGTAGAGACCGCGTACGATGTCGAAGGCGACGCACTGCTGGAAGCCGTCTCCGACGCAAATGGGCTCATCGTCCGCTCCGGGACACAGGTCACCGCCGAAGTGTTCGAGGCAGCACCCGACCTCGTCATCGTCGGTCGCGCTGGTATCGGTGTCGACAACATCGACATCGACGCCGCAACCGAACACGGCGTCATCGTCGCCAACGCGCCTGAGGGCAACGTTCGTGCCGCCGCCGAGCACACGGTTGCGATGGGCTTCGCCGCCGCGCGCTCGATTCCACAGGCACACGCCCGCCTGAAGAACGGCGAGTGGGCCAAGTCTGACTACCTCGGAAACGAGGTCAACGGCAAGACCCTCGGCGTCGTCGGCCTCGGCCGCGTCGGCCAAGAGGTCGCAAAGAAGTTCCACGCACTCGGGATGGACATCGTCGCGTACGACCCGTACATCGGCCAAGAACGCGCCGAGCAGCTCGGTGCCGAACTCGTCGAGTTCGACGCGTGTCTCTCGCGTGCTGACTTCCTGACGGTCCACACGCCGCTGACGCCCGAGACGGAGGGGCTCATCTCCACCGAGGAACTCGAAACGATGGGCAGCGGCTACCTCATCAACTGTGCTCGCGGTGGCGTCGTCGACGAGACGGCCCTCGCAGAGGCAGTCGAGGCCGGTGTCCTCGACGGTGCCGCAGTGGACGTGTTCGCCGACGAGCCCGTCTCGCCGGACAACCCGCTCCTCAGCGTCGACAACGTCGTCGTCACGCCGCACCTCGGTGCGTCCACGTCGGCCGCACAGGAGAACGTCGCCGTCTCGACGGCCGACCAAATCGTCGCCGCGCTCCGCGAGGAACCGGTGATGAACGCGCTCAACGCGCCCTCGGTCGACGAGAGCGCCTTCCCGCGCATCCGACCGTACATCGAACTCGCCGAAACCGCCGGCAAGATTGCTGCCCAACTCCTCGACGGGCGTCTCGGCGAAGTCGAAGTCAGTTACCACGGTGACATCGCCGCCGAAGACCTCGAACTCGTCACGGCCTCTGCGCTCAAGGGCGTCTTCACACCGCTCGAATGGCAGGTCAACGCCGTCAACGCGCCGCAGATTGCGAAAGAACGCGGCATCGAAGTCACCGAGTCGAAGTCTCGCCAGTCGGAAGACTTCCAGAGTCTCGTGACGGTCACCGTCCGCAACGGCGACGAAGAGATGACCATCTCCGGGACGCTGTTCGCAGGTGACGACCCGCGTATCGTCCGCATCAACGGGTACCGCCTCGACGCCATCCCGCACGGCCAGATGCTCGTCGCTCGCAACTACGACAAACCCGGCGTCATCGGCTTCATCGGAACGGTCCTCGGCGAGAACGACGTCAACATCGCAGGGATGTTCAACGCCCGTCGCGCAAAGGCCGGCGGCGAAGCACTGACCGTCTACAACCTCGACGACGAAGTCACCGAGGAGGTCCGCGAGAAACTCCTCGCAGACGACCGTATCATCGACGTCGACGCAATCACCCTCTGA
- a CDS encoding helix-turn-helix domain-containing protein: MVDAPDMEDLMETDDPNFGHVLACVFGIQSHESRTYLALLDNPGSTVAELADVLERDRSNVNRSLTTLLDKGLADRKRRLLDPGGYVYQYTATPLPEAKEMMHGALDEWADDVHARIDAFGDS, encoded by the coding sequence ATGGTTGATGCACCGGATATGGAAGACCTGATGGAGACGGACGACCCGAACTTCGGGCACGTCCTCGCCTGCGTCTTCGGAATCCAGAGCCACGAGAGTCGGACGTACCTCGCGCTCCTCGACAACCCGGGAAGTACCGTTGCGGAACTCGCAGACGTCCTCGAACGTGACCGGAGTAACGTCAACCGCTCGCTGACGACACTGCTCGACAAGGGGCTCGCAGACCGAAAGCGCCGACTGCTCGACCCCGGCGGGTATGTCTATCAGTACACGGCGACGCCGCTTCCGGAAGCCAAAGAGATGATGCACGGTGCCCTCGACGAGTGGGCCGACGACGTCCACGCCCGTATCGACGCCTTCGGCGACTCGTAG
- the lipA gene encoding lipoyl synthase — translation MRTRRKPDWLKMRPPSGRRFTDIKATLRDRNLNTVCEEANCPNLGECWSGRDGPGTATFMLMGDRCSRGCNFCDVMTGGMEPLDPEEPANVADAVAEIGLDYVVLTSVDRDDLPDQGAGHFAETIREIKRRDPGVLVEVLIPDFQGEPELVRKIIDAGPDVIAHNIETVERLQWPIRDRRAGYEQSLSVLQQVTDESDIHTKTSIMLGLGEHAHEVYQTLSDLREADVDIVTFGQYLQPSRTHLDVFEYVHPDVFDTWRQVAEEELDFLYCASGPMVRSSYKAGELFVDALLREGSSVEEARQAARAAAGQ, via the coding sequence ATGCGCACGCGGCGGAAGCCAGACTGGTTGAAGATGCGACCGCCATCGGGCCGGCGCTTCACCGACATCAAAGCCACACTCCGAGACCGAAACCTCAACACGGTTTGTGAGGAAGCCAACTGTCCGAACCTCGGAGAGTGTTGGAGCGGTCGAGACGGGCCCGGGACGGCCACGTTCATGCTCATGGGCGACCGGTGCTCGCGAGGGTGCAACTTCTGTGACGTCATGACCGGCGGGATGGAGCCACTCGACCCCGAGGAACCTGCGAACGTCGCCGACGCCGTCGCCGAAATCGGCCTCGACTACGTAGTGTTGACCTCCGTGGACCGTGACGACTTACCCGACCAAGGTGCCGGGCACTTCGCGGAGACGATTCGAGAAATCAAACGCCGTGACCCCGGCGTCCTCGTCGAAGTGCTGATTCCCGACTTCCAGGGCGAACCCGAACTCGTCCGGAAGATAATCGACGCCGGTCCGGACGTCATCGCCCACAACATCGAGACGGTCGAACGCCTCCAGTGGCCGATTCGTGACCGACGAGCAGGCTACGAGCAGTCGCTGTCGGTCCTCCAGCAGGTCACAGACGAATCGGACATCCACACGAAGACGTCCATCATGCTGGGCCTCGGCGAACACGCCCACGAAGTCTACCAGACACTATCGGACCTCCGCGAGGCCGACGTGGATATCGTGACGTTCGGCCAGTACCTCCAACCGTCGCGGACCCACCTCGACGTGTTCGAGTACGTCCACCCCGACGTGTTCGACACGTGGCGACAGGTCGCCGAAGAGGAACTCGACTTCCTCTACTGCGCCTCCGGTCCGATGGTCCGGTCGTCGTACAAAGCGGGCGAACTCTTCGTCGACGCACTCCTCCGCGAGGGGTCGAGCGTCGAAGAAGCGCGGCAGGCAGCACGCGCGGCCGCTGGTCAGTAA
- the pdhA gene encoding pyruvate dehydrogenase (acetyl-transferring) E1 component subunit alpha produces the protein MSVLQRDPQDQVRVLDENGTVVGEVPDIDDETLVDMYRNMRLARHFDTRAVSLQRQGRMGTYPPLSGQEGAQIGSAIALDEDDWMVPSYREHGAALLRGLPLKQTLLYWMGHEKGNQMPEGVNLFPPAVPIASQIPHATGAGWSFKLRGEENKAVICYFGDGATSEGDFHEGLNFAGVFDTPNVFFCNNNQWAISVPRERQTASETIAQKATAYGIDGVQVDGMDPLAVYSVTKAALEKAKNPAEGEGRPTLIEAVQYRFGAHTTADDPTVYRDDDEVEKWKAKDPIPRLETFLRETGRLDDESVEAIEADIKQRVADAIEAAESEPRPEPSEMFDYAYAERTPEVQAQYEEFEALREKVGDEGFLRE, from the coding sequence GTGAGCGTGCTTCAGCGTGACCCACAGGACCAGGTACGAGTGCTCGATGAGAACGGGACTGTCGTCGGTGAAGTCCCCGACATCGACGACGAGACACTGGTCGACATGTATCGCAACATGCGCCTTGCCCGACACTTCGACACTCGGGCAGTGAGCCTGCAGCGACAGGGTCGGATGGGAACCTATCCACCGCTGTCGGGACAGGAAGGCGCACAGATTGGCAGCGCCATCGCGCTCGACGAAGACGACTGGATGGTCCCCAGTTACCGCGAGCACGGTGCGGCGTTACTCCGGGGGCTTCCGCTCAAACAGACGCTTCTGTACTGGATGGGCCACGAGAAAGGTAACCAGATGCCGGAGGGTGTGAATCTCTTCCCGCCGGCCGTCCCCATCGCGTCGCAAATCCCCCACGCGACGGGTGCTGGATGGTCGTTCAAACTCCGCGGTGAGGAGAACAAGGCAGTTATCTGTTACTTCGGCGACGGGGCGACGTCCGAAGGCGACTTCCACGAAGGGCTGAACTTCGCGGGCGTCTTCGACACCCCCAACGTCTTCTTCTGTAACAACAACCAGTGGGCGATTTCCGTCCCCCGCGAACGACAGACGGCCTCCGAGACCATCGCACAGAAGGCCACCGCCTACGGCATCGACGGCGTGCAGGTCGACGGCATGGACCCGCTTGCTGTCTACTCTGTAACCAAGGCCGCACTGGAGAAAGCCAAGAACCCCGCAGAGGGCGAAGGGCGTCCCACCCTCATCGAGGCGGTCCAGTACCGCTTCGGTGCACACACCACCGCCGACGACCCAACCGTCTACCGCGACGACGACGAAGTCGAGAAGTGGAAGGCAAAAGACCCCATCCCGCGACTGGAGACGTTCCTCCGCGAGACGGGCCGACTCGACGACGAGTCCGTCGAGGCAATCGAGGCAGACATCAAGCAACGAGTTGCCGACGCCATCGAGGCCGCTGAGTCCGAACCACGTCCGGAACCCAGCGAGATGTTCGACTACGCCTACGCCGAGCGGACCCCCGAGGTTCAAGCACAGTACGAGGAGTTCGAAGCACTCCGTGAGAAGGTTGGCGACGAAGGGTTCCTCCGAGAATGA
- a CDS encoding alpha-ketoacid dehydrogenase subunit beta, whose amino-acid sequence MSAQNLTIVQAVRDGLYTEMNLDDEVLVMGEDVGKNGGVFRATEGLWDEFGDDRVIDTPLAESGIVGTAIGMAAMGLKPVPEMQFSGFMYPAYDQIISHMSRFRTRTRGRYTLPMVLRAPYGGGIRAPESHSESKEMFYAHEAGLKVVIPSTPYDTKGLLISAIRDPDPVIFLEPKLIYRAFRGEVPEEDYTVPIGEAAVRKEGTDVSVFTYGAMTRPTLEAVENLEEEGIDAEVVDLRTISPLDRDTVVESFKKTGRAVVVHEAPKTGGLGAEITSIIQEEALLYQEAPVKRVAGYDVPYPLYALEDYYLPSVARVEDGIREAVNF is encoded by the coding sequence ATGAGCGCACAGAATCTTACCATCGTACAGGCGGTACGGGACGGTCTCTACACCGAAATGAACCTCGACGACGAGGTGTTGGTCATGGGCGAAGACGTCGGCAAGAACGGCGGCGTCTTCCGCGCGACCGAAGGCCTCTGGGACGAATTCGGTGACGACCGCGTCATCGACACGCCACTCGCCGAGTCCGGCATCGTCGGAACCGCGATTGGCATGGCCGCGATGGGGCTGAAGCCAGTTCCCGAGATGCAGTTCTCTGGGTTCATGTACCCGGCGTACGACCAAATCATCAGCCACATGTCGCGGTTCCGGACCCGGACTCGCGGGCGCTACACGCTTCCGATGGTCCTCCGCGCACCCTACGGTGGCGGCATCCGCGCCCCCGAATCGCACTCCGAGTCGAAAGAGATGTTCTACGCGCACGAGGCCGGCCTGAAGGTCGTCATCCCCTCGACGCCGTACGACACGAAGGGACTGCTCATCTCCGCGATTCGCGACCCCGACCCAGTCATCTTCCTCGAACCCAAACTCATCTACCGCGCGTTCCGCGGTGAGGTCCCCGAAGAGGACTACACCGTCCCCATCGGCGAAGCCGCCGTCCGCAAAGAGGGAACCGACGTGTCGGTGTTCACCTACGGCGCGATGACCCGCCCGACGCTCGAAGCAGTCGAAAACCTCGAAGAAGAGGGCATCGACGCCGAAGTCGTCGACCTCCGCACCATCTCGCCACTCGACCGTGACACAGTCGTCGAGTCGTTCAAGAAGACCGGGCGTGCAGTCGTCGTCCACGAGGCACCCAAGACCGGTGGCCTCGGCGCCGAAATCACGTCCATCATCCAAGAAGAGGCGCTGCTCTATCAGGAAGCGCCCGTAAAGCGCGTCGCAGGCTACGACGTTCCGTACCCACTGTACGCACTGGAGGACTACTACCTCCCGTCGGTCGCCCGCGTCGAAGACGGAATTCGTGAAGCGGTGAACTTCTGA